The sequence below is a genomic window from Acetivibrio clariflavus DSM 19732.
TCTGTGTCGCAAGGGGCATATGTTCAAAGGCACTTCCCGGTGCAGGTATAAGCTGCATTATATTACCTATAAAAACATCGTAGCGGGTTAGTTCCTTTACTAGTTCTTCAATATGATAGTCATTTATATCTTTTATTAATACAGTATTGACTTTAGAGACAATTCCTAAACCCGAAAGCTTTTTAAGCCCCTCTAGCTGATTGTTTAAAAGTATCTCCGAAGCTTTTTCTCCTGTATATCTTACTCCTTCATAGTTTACTTCCCTGTATATACGAGCCCCTATTTTCGGATCAATGGTGTTGATAGTAACAGTCACATGGGTCACACCAAGGGCTGCAAGTTCCTCGGCATAATGGGGCAGGTACAATCCATTGGTGGAAAGGCAGAATGTAATTTCAGGATCCGCTTCTCTTATGAGCCGGAAAGTCTCTTTTGTCGCTTCAAAATTAGCCAGCGCATCCCCCGGTCCGGCAATACCAATGACTTTTAGATTTTTAAGCTTTTCTCTTACTCTAAGGAACTTTTCCAGCGCTTCTTCCGGCTTTAAAACCTCACTGGTAACCCCCGGGCGGCTCTCATTTACGCAGTCATATTTTCTGTTGCAATAGTTGCAGGATATATTGCAAGCCGGTGCAACCGGCAAATGCATTCTGGCATTTCGGCATCCTCCGCTATAGCAGGGATGGCTTTCAGTTTTCCGCTTTATTTCCGGTGTGAAATTTAATGTAAGTTTATCCATAGCAACCGCTCCTTATAAAAAACTCCGGGCATTGAACGCCTCATATTTTGCATCTATAACTTTCTTTGAAAGACTCTTAAATAATCTTTAAGTCATCGAGACCCTCTGATTTTTCGTCTTTCACTGCGTCGGAAAGATGCCAAGTAAAAAGGCCAGATTCACAATCCCTCTTCATCAGGGATGTAAATCCGGCCTCCAGTTCATCTGGTCAGTCGAAATCCAAACCAATTCCTAACTATTCATATTTGATTTGTTATATTTATTTTATTACCAAAATTTATAATTGTCAATATATTTTTTAATTTTCCTATATGTTTAATATGATTTATCATTAACCAACAATATTTATTATATTGTAAATGTAATATTCTGTTTATTTAAGACTCTTCAAATCCTTCACATTCCTTTTAACAATGGGCTCTTTCTCAGACTTATCCGATACAAAATCAATAAAATCCTGTATATCATTCTTCAAAAATCTATATCCGAAATCATTTGTAGCTATTTCTTTTCCATCGTCAAATACCAGTATAACCAGGTACTTTTCGTATTCTTTACCACTGGATGTCCTATCATGAGTCGAAACAAGTATTTTTTCTATCTGAGAATAATTGTATGTTTTTTCTTTAAAACTTACCAGACTGTTAGCCACAATAACATCATTTTTAAATACTGCATAGCAGTTAGTAAAAAACGCCAAGTGAACAATTATCCCAATACTGGCTACAGCAAAAGTTACATCCAGAGTTCTGGTCCGTTGTGTAGATAAACCTCCGTAAATTTTCAGATAATCACATATTTCAAAGTAATACTTCTTAAAAAAAATTCTTATTAAAAAATCAACACAAATCACTGATGTCATAATACCCATGAAAAGAGCAGGAAGTCCAAAAATCACCTGTTGCGGATAAAAATAATAAATATATTCACCAAAATCCTTTCTATTTATTAAATAAACCCTGAAAAATACTTTTGTCCATATGTAAATGAATAGTAACATAGAAACAAGTATAAAGAAAACTACCGTTCCTGTTATGCTTTGCTTTAAATCTCCCCGCCTTATGATAGTACTTATAGATTCATCCATTATTTTTCTCCCAAACGGATTTATTATCTGGTAAAGCTTATAAAAAACCCAAAAAGCAAGTACTAATCCCACAAATATAAAAGTATTTTGCATGTCAGCTTCCCCTTTACTTTTCTAAAATCATTATGAAATAAAGCTATTGAACGCCTTGTTACCGGCATTTTTATTCTGTGAAATGCTACAATAACGCTATCTCCAGGAATAGACTATCTCACTTAAGAAAATTCATACAAAAACTTGCCAGGCATAGTAAATTGGGTCTTTTCCGCATTTATTGAGATATAATTTTCACACCTATTATATCATAATATGCCACGATATATATAACATAAATAAAAATTTGTTTTATATATTTCCTATATGTTTAATAAGGTTTTAGTGTTGACAAATTACATTTATTGTATTAATATTATATCATAGTATTCCGATAAAATTACTTTGGTATAGACTAATCAGCGAAAGGAGTTTTATATATGCAAAAATCCATTGAAATAAAAAGCCGTAACTTAACTTTACGCGGTACACTACATACACCTGACAGAGTGAACGGAAAATTTCCTCTTATAATAATTTATCATGGCTTCGGCGGTAATAAAATGGGTCCCCATTTCATGTTTGTCAAGTTTTCAAGGCTTCTGGCAGAACACGGATTTGCCAGTATTCGATTTGACTTTGCCGGAAGCGGTGAAAGTGACGGGGAATTTATCAATATGACCTTGTCGGGAGAGTTGGAAGATGCAAAAAACATACTGGATTATGCAAAAAGTTTAAAGTTTGTGGATAAAGAAAATATAGGTGTAATAGGATTTAGCATGGGCGGTGCCGTTGCCAGTATGCTGGCCGGAATAAACAGTAAGGATATCAAAGCATTGTGCCTTTGGGCACCGGCAGGCAACATGCCTGAAATTGTGGTTAACGATTTTATTGCAGAAGGATATCCTCAATTTCTTGAAAGAGGCTATCACGAATTTGAAGGCCTGCCTATTGGAAAGGCTTTTGTGGAAGACTTAAAGAAAATTGACATCTACGATACTGCTTCTAAGTATGACGGTAATGTGCTTCTGCTTCATGGTGATGCTGATGAAGTGGTAAATTTCAGTGCTTCGGAAAAATATCTTGAATACTACAACCAAAAGGCTAAGCTTATCGCTATAAAAGGTGCTGATCATCTTTTCAGCAAAGAGGAGTGGGTTAAGCAATTATTCAGTCACACAATAAACTTCTTTTCAGATGAACTTAGCAGCTTCTCGGCAAATTACACGGCAATATAGCCATAACAGGATGTGATATAATGAATGTAACTATTTTCGGCGGTGACAATATTGAAAGAATTAATTGCAGCCTTTGTGAAAGAGGCTACTGTGTAATCAAGCATGTAAGCGGACGAAAAAACAACCACAAAGGCATGGAAATTCCAAAGAATTCCGATGTGGTGATTGTATTTACCGATTATATTAATCATTGCCTGTGCAGCAAAATAAAAAAGGAGGCACAAAAGCTCGGTGTCAGGACCATATTCTCCAAAAGGTCCTGGGCATGTCTCCAACAATTGATATCTTAACTGAAAAAGAGGGAATGTAAGTAATTTTGTGTATCATAATTTATGTAATCCTTCTTTAGCAAGTAAATTTTAGTTGACAAGGTTTACAGAATATTGTTTTTTATTGCCTTTTCATTATATATTATTGCCGGATTTGTTAAGTTTTATACATAAACTTGATTAAATCTGGCAATAATCATTTATAATGGTCAGTATTAGCCTTTTAAACCTATATTTTTAATTTTGTGAGGTCTAGCCCATCCGGCGATGAGGATGAGCCCTTGAGGGCGGTGGGGGTGAATGCTCTTAAATATACTCTTCCAGCCTACCTGGATATTGGATTACCAATTGGCTAAGTACTCTATCCCAGTTTTTGTAACGTTGTGTCCATTTTTTTACTACATTCATTGATGCTAAATATAAAATCTTTTCTAGTGAACTGTCTGTTGGAAATATTGTTTTTGTTTTTGTGACCTTACGAAACTGACGATGTAGTCCTTCAATTATATTTGTAGTATAAATTATTTTTCGTATTTCTTCTGGAAATTTGAAAAATGGACTTATAACATCCCAGTTATTTTCCCAACTACGTATTGCAAAAGGATATTCCTTTCCCCACTTTTCTTTAAGTTCATAAAGTTTTTCTAATGCTATTTCTTCATTAATAGCATGATATACTTCTTTGAAATCATTACTAAATGCTTTTAGGTCTTTGTATGGCACATACTTAAAAGAATTTCTCAGCTGATGTATTATGCAACGCTGCACTTCAGATTTTGGATATGCAGCATTTATGGCTTCCTTAAGTCCGGTAAGTCCATCAACACAAAAAATTAAAACATCCTGTACTCCTCTATTTTTAAGGTCATTCAGTACACCAAGCCAAAACTTTGAGGATTCATTGTCACCAATCCAGATCCCTAAAATATCCTTATATCCATCAATAGTAACACCTAGAACAACATAAGCTGCCCTGTTTATTATTCTTCCGTCGTCCTTAACTTTATAGTGTATTGCATCCATAAAAACAAAAGAGTATATAGGTTCAAGAGGTCTTTGTTGCCATTCCTTAATCTCTGGAGCAATTCTATCAGTAATCTTACTAACCATCTCTGCTGATAGGCTAAAACCATAAAGTTCTTCAATTTGTTGACTGATATCCCTTGTAGACATTCCTCTTGCATATAAAGCTATAACTTTTTCTTCAATTCCAGAAACATTACGTTGATATTTAGGAATAATTTTAGGTTGAAATTCGCCTTTACGATCTCTTGGTACTTGTATATCAATTTCTCCAAACTCACTTTTTATTTTTTTAGGCGTATAACCGTTACGACTATTATCAGTTTTTTTATTTTCTACATCATCTTTAGCATATCCTAATTTTGCTTCAAGTTCTGCTTCTAAAAGTTCTTGTATTATATCTTTAAAAATGTCTTTAAGATATTCATTAATATCAGATACACTTTGGAAATTATTTCCCCGAACTAATTGTTTGATTTGTTCTTTTGTTAACGTTGACATAAAGTTCTCCTCCTTAGCTTTTATTATTATTAATCCTTGCCAAGAAGGAGAACATTCAATCATCTATACACAAATTTTTTTACATCCTCCTTTTTCAACCAAAAACTTAATCTTTAATTTTTACAACCTATGTGCATCTAAATTAAGTTGGGTCTCTTTTCGCCTAACCATTCATTGAAAGCATTAGCAATTTCCATCCTGAACTCTTCATCTGACAAACCAGGAGAAGTTCCGAGTTCATATGCTCGATCTACAGTATGAGCAAATTTGTCCGCTAATTCACTGTTCTCATACTCCATATGGGGAAAATGCTCTATTACATATGCAGAATAATCCAAATCAAAAAAATAACGTTCTATTTCGCCATTAATAAAATCCGTGATAAATTTAATCATAAATATCGTATGTTTTCCAACTCTCATTCGTCTTCCTCCCACGCATATTTCTCAAGCTCTGTTCTTTTGGATTGCGGTATAAACACCTTAGCAGGTATTTTCACGCTGCCGGGCAGAAAATCTGCAAACGAGCTCACATAACCAGGCTTTCCAAGATTGGGAGCTTGAGTAAATATCCACGACAAATATTCAAAAGGATTCAATCCATTCTCTTTTGCTGTTTCAACTAGGCTGTAGTACACCGCGCTCGCTCTCGCACCACTTGGCGTATTACTGAAAAGCCAGTTCTTGCGTCCGATTACGAAAGGCTTTATACTTCGCTCTGCACGGTTATTTGATATCTCCAATCGTCCATTCAGCATATACCTCTCAAGATATTTTCGCTGGTACTGAGCATATTGTACTGCTTTACCCAGATGGGTTTTGGGAAGTACATTTAATTTTCTTATCCAATCATAAAATTCATCTATGATAGGCTTTGATTGCTTTTCTCGTTCTTTTAACCGGTTTTCCGGGCATAGCAATGCAAACTGTTTCTCCAAATGAAACAGTTTATCGCAATATGCTACTCCCTTTGCAGCATTAGACATTGCTTGCTTCTCTTTGGGCAGGGCTTCCATTGCGTCAAAAAACTTTCGCCGTACATGGGCCCAACAACCTACTACAGTTATTTTTTCGGGCAATTTGTAATACACGCTATATCCGTCTGCATGTAAGTATCCACTAAATTCTTTTAGAAATTCCTCCGGATGTATATGCTTCCTGTCCGGCTGGTAGTCATAAAGTATTATCTGATGTCTTGCCTCCCCGCTCGTTCGGTACAGCCACATATAACTCTTCGACTGTGCCGCCTTCCCTGGTTCTTTTAGCACCTGTACCACTGTTTCATCTGCATGCAGTACCTCATGCTCACACAGCCGTTTCTTCATCTCCTCATATATCGGTTCCAGCCAATTCTCACAGGCTTTTATCAACCAATTTGACATTGTCTGCCTTGATATCTCAATGCCATTTTGTTTCCATTCCTGCTCCTGACGATATAAGGGAGAACCCATCATGAATTTTTGCGTCGCTATATGGGCAATTGTCTCGGGTGATGCAAAGCTTCCTTTTATGACCGGTTCAGGTGTATCTGCCTTTACAATCGGTGTATGGTCGGATGTTTTCTCACAATTCCTGCATGAATATACATGTCTAATATGACGCACTATTACCGCTTTAGCAGGTATAATCTTCAACTCATCACGGGTTTCTTTTCCCATTGTATGTAACCCACTACCGCACTCCGGACAAATACATTCCTTTTCGGGTAACTTGTGTTCAATTACCTCCACTGGTAAGTCTTCCGGAAGCTTATCTGTTGTCAGACGAGTTCTCTTACGGTAATAAGCTTTTACTTCTATCTTTTGTGGCTCGGAAATAGCTAAATTGTGAGTCTCTTCCTCTTCGTTAAAAAGATTGATTTGTTCAATCTTTGTTTGTTCACTGGATACACCGAATTGTTTACGCTTTGAAAGGCGTATTTGTTCCATAAACCATTGGACTTGTTGTTCCAATTCAGCTATCCTTCGTTCTTTTTCTTCAATTATATTAAGTAATTTTTCTACTGAAATTTCTTGTCTATTCATAGGATAATTTTACTATAAAAATTACATTAAATCCAGCTTTTTGATGCTTTTTAAGGAATTTCTTTATGAAATTTGACGCTCTAAAACCTCCTTTCGGCTAAGCTTTTTTTCCAATCTTGCACTGTCGATAAGGCAAGCTAATTCTTTTACATCAAGAAGCATTGTGGTTGAATCTTCTTCTGTTGGCCAGCGAAATCGACTGTTATTGTCAATAAAAATTCCCCAAAAAGGGGAAAGAATTTTCCCCACTTTAAAAAAGATAAAAAAAACTCTATGTAACAGAGAAAAAACTTTTTCAAGAATCCAGTTTACAACGAGCCTCCCCCATATGATTACATGCCAGTGAGGCCAGCCCACCATACCCCGTAGGTATTTCTTTTAAGTAGGGCTGAGGGGTATGATAAACTGGCCTGCCTTAACAGGCTATCATATGGGACCCATCTCATTATAAACCGCACTTAAAAAACTTTTTTCACGCTTTTAGTATACTACATACCTAATTGCTTGGATAAAATAAATATGTTTTTGTCAAAGAACAGTAACTTGCTAATTTTATTCATTCTCTTGCACTTTTGTGGATATAGCTTTAAGGCTTTCCTTGCTTTGCTTCATTCGATAGCTTTCACCTTTTATAACTACAAAGTGACAATGATGAATAAACCTATCTAATATTGCTGTTGCTAAAACTGGGTCGTAGAATATTCTACCCCACTCATCAAAAACTTTGTTTGAAGTTATTATTATAGAGCCTTTCTCATATCTTCTCGATACAATTTCATAAAAGTCATCTACGCTATTCTGATTAAGCTTTTTTAGTCCTAGTTCATCTAGTATAAGTAAATCTGGATTTGTGTAGTACTTCAGCCTTTGACTAAAAGAATTGTCGGCTCTCGATAAATATAAGTCTTCAAGCATATGGTTTATTGTTGTAAATAATACATTGTATCCTTGAGATATAGCTTTTACTCCAAGTGCTATACCTAAATGAGTTTTTCCTGTACCTGGCGGTCCTATGAAGGCTACGTTTTCTTTCTTGCGGACAAATTCACAGGTTGCCAAATTGTATATAAATCTTTTATTAATAGAGGGCTGCTGATTAAACTGATATTCCTCTAGTGTCTTTATTTGAGGAAATTTTGCCTTCTGCATCCTCTTTTTATTACCATTATCTTTGCGGTTTGAAAATTCATCACTTAAAAGCAGTTCTAAGAACTCCATGTAAGACATCTGCTCTTTGATAGCTTGCTCATTTCTTGCCTCCACTGTTTTTATGAACCCCGATAGCTTTAACTGCCTTAATCTTGAAAACATTAAATCATTCATCTTTTTTTACCTCATCTCAATTTAGAAGTTTTGAATACTCTGATAATGGCCTTGATAAAAAGGTTTCTTCTGAGTTAATATATGTTTGGTTTGTTTCTATAGGCAGCGAATCAATTCCCTGTTCACAAATTCGTTTTACCGTTTTATATTTCAGTGCATTGTACATATATGCCCTATGGCAGGCATTATCAATAGTTGCATTGTCATACTTTTTCCTTAAGGAAATTATTCCTGCAATAGCTCGATAGTTATATTTTGTGCCTACCTGCTCTAAGAATTTCTCAAAAAATATAGCTGCATGTTTTCCAATTTCACTCATTTTCTCTCGATATCTTGACTTTATCTCATTAGCCGTGATATTTTTATAATCAGGATAATGATTTTTATCTGTGAAGAATTTGCCCTTTTCATTCTTTTCTACGGGATGAAGGGCTATTTCTTTATCCTTATATATTGCTTTAAGCAGATTATCTATGATAACAATATCAACCTCCTCACCAATGTATGCATACGGTACAGAATAGTAATTACCCCCATATGAGATGTGACAGTTTGGCATTACAGTTGCCGAAGTTATTTCAGATATGTTGTATTCTTCCGTAGGAAGAGGGAGAAGTTTTTCTTTTTCATACGAATTGAATTCTTCTGATGGAACTTTTTTTGTTGTACCGTGTATTCTAACATTAGCTATAGTCTCAAGCCACTCCATTAAAAACGCTTTGGCTTCATCAATATCTTTAAATTCTCGTGCTTTAAAGCAGTTATCCTTCACATATTTTATATTTGATTCTACCTTTCCCTTATCAGTAGGTGTTGCTACCCTACATGGTTCCGGAGAAAATCCATAATGAGAAGCAAATGCTGCATAATTCCTTTGGACAACAGGTTCATAAAAGTCGGCTTCCAATACAGCTGCTTTAAGATTATCGATTTTTATATTCTGTGGTACTCCTCCAAAATATCTAAAAGCTTTTTTATGACAATCTATGAATGTTGAAATACTCTGATCAAATACAATTTGAACATACATATATCTGGAATAGCTGAGTTCCATTACAAAAACCCAAGCTTTTTTGTACTTGCCGTCCGGAAGTTTAATAGTGCCAATATATCCAAAGTCCACTTGTGCCTCTTCACCGGGAAGACTGTGTAGTACCATATATGCTTTAGGTGGAGATTTTTTTATTTTAGCAACATATTTTTTTACAGTGTCATAACTACCCTGAAATCCAAATTCTCGCACTAAATCCTGATATATTCTTATTGCTTTTAAGTCTTTAGTTACTTGTATCTGAATATATTCCTTATATGGATCAAGTATTGAGCAAGTTTCTTTTCTTTCAACAATTCCTTTCTCATTAAGTTCATTAAGAACCCGTCTTACGGTCTTTCTGTCAATTTCAAGTATTTTTGCAATTTGTGTCTTGTTATATCCTTTTTTTGATAAAGTTTGTATTGTTGTATGCATCGCTACCCCCAACATTATTATCGACTCCCACTTATATAATTAACATTATGTTAATCTACAAGCAGAAGTTTGTGAATAGGTGGGGAATTTTCTTTCCCGAAACCGGGTAATTTAATTTTACCACTGACAAAATCGACCTCGTTCCAATCGCTTAAAGTATAGCCAAAACCCATCTCCATCCCATTCAAGGATTTTTATCCTGTTTCTATTTCTGTTACAGAACACAAACAGTGCATTCATAAACGGATCAAGTGAAAAGCTTTCTTGTACCAGTGTTATTAATCCGTTGATGGATTTCCTCATATCCGTATATCTACAGCAAAGATACACTGGTTTTTCATTCCATCTTATCATAACGCCATCAAC
It includes:
- a CDS encoding DUF2325 domain-containing protein, with protein sequence MNVTIFGGDNIERINCSLCERGYCVIKHVSGRKNNHKGMEIPKNSDVVIVFTDYINHCLCSKIKKEAQKLGVRTIFSKRSWACLQQLIS
- a CDS encoding IS256 family transposase; this encodes MSTLTKEQIKQLVRGNNFQSVSDINEYLKDIFKDIIQELLEAELEAKLGYAKDDVENKKTDNSRNGYTPKKIKSEFGEIDIQVPRDRKGEFQPKIIPKYQRNVSGIEEKVIALYARGMSTRDISQQIEELYGFSLSAEMVSKITDRIAPEIKEWQQRPLEPIYSFVFMDAIHYKVKDDGRIINRAAYVVLGVTIDGYKDILGIWIGDNESSKFWLGVLNDLKNRGVQDVLIFCVDGLTGLKEAINAAYPKSEVQRCIIHQLRNSFKYVPYKDLKAFSNDFKEVYHAINEEIALEKLYELKEKWGKEYPFAIRSWENNWDVISPFFKFPEEIRKIIYTTNIIEGLHRQFRKVTKTKTIFPTDSSLEKILYLASMNVVKKWTQRYKNWDRVLSQLVIQYPGRLEEYI
- the tnpC gene encoding IS66 family transposase — protein: MNRQEISVEKLLNIIEEKERRIAELEQQVQWFMEQIRLSKRKQFGVSSEQTKIEQINLFNEEEETHNLAISEPQKIEVKAYYRKRTRLTTDKLPEDLPVEVIEHKLPEKECICPECGSGLHTMGKETRDELKIIPAKAVIVRHIRHVYSCRNCEKTSDHTPIVKADTPEPVIKGSFASPETIAHIATQKFMMGSPLYRQEQEWKQNGIEISRQTMSNWLIKACENWLEPIYEEMKKRLCEHEVLHADETVVQVLKEPGKAAQSKSYMWLYRTSGEARHQIILYDYQPDRKHIHPEEFLKEFSGYLHADGYSVYYKLPEKITVVGCWAHVRRKFFDAMEALPKEKQAMSNAAKGVAYCDKLFHLEKQFALLCPENRLKEREKQSKPIIDEFYDWIRKLNVLPKTHLGKAVQYAQYQRKYLERYMLNGRLEISNNRAERSIKPFVIGRKNWLFSNTPSGARASAVYYSLVETAKENGLNPFEYLSWIFTQAPNLGKPGYVSSFADFLPGSVKIPAKVFIPQSKRTELEKYAWEEDE
- the istB gene encoding IS21-like element helper ATPase IstB gives rise to the protein MNDLMFSRLRQLKLSGFIKTVEARNEQAIKEQMSYMEFLELLLSDEFSNRKDNGNKKRMQKAKFPQIKTLEEYQFNQQPSINKRFIYNLATCEFVRKKENVAFIGPPGTGKTHLGIALGVKAISQGYNVLFTTINHMLEDLYLSRADNSFSQRLKYYTNPDLLILDELGLKKLNQNSVDDFYEIVSRRYEKGSIIITSNKVFDEWGRIFYDPVLATAILDRFIHHCHFVVIKGESYRMKQSKESLKAISTKVQENE
- the istA gene encoding IS21 family transposase translates to MHTTIQTLSKKGYNKTQIAKILEIDRKTVRRVLNELNEKGIVERKETCSILDPYKEYIQIQVTKDLKAIRIYQDLVREFGFQGSYDTVKKYVAKIKKSPPKAYMVLHSLPGEEAQVDFGYIGTIKLPDGKYKKAWVFVMELSYSRYMYVQIVFDQSISTFIDCHKKAFRYFGGVPQNIKIDNLKAAVLEADFYEPVVQRNYAAFASHYGFSPEPCRVATPTDKGKVESNIKYVKDNCFKAREFKDIDEAKAFLMEWLETIANVRIHGTTKKVPSEEFNSYEKEKLLPLPTEEYNISEITSATVMPNCHISYGGNYYSVPYAYIGEEVDIVIIDNLLKAIYKDKEIALHPVEKNEKGKFFTDKNHYPDYKNITANEIKSRYREKMSEIGKHAAIFFEKFLEQVGTKYNYRAIAGIISLRKKYDNATIDNACHRAYMYNALKYKTVKRICEQGIDSLPIETNQTYINSEETFLSRPLSEYSKLLN
- the tnpB gene encoding IS66 family insertion sequence element accessory protein TnpB (TnpB, as the term is used for proteins encoded by IS66 family insertion elements, is considered an accessory protein, since TnpC, encoded by a neighboring gene, is a DDE family transposase.), translating into MIRWNEKPVYLCCRYTDMRKSINGLITLVQESFSLDPFMNALFVFCNRNRNRIKILEWDGDGFWLYFKRLERGRFCQW